The window ATCAATGGATATCCTACCATAGTTTTATTTGCTAATTAATTGGTTATGGTGATACTTTTTATACGTTCTGTGGAAACTAATAAAATGAGGTTATTATGTCTGCACCAATTAAAGTGGGTATTATTGGTTATGGTTATGCAAGTAAAACATTTCATGCACCTTTTATTGCCACTTTGCCAGGTTATGAGCTGACAGCAATTTCAAGCAGTCAGCCAGATAAAGTGACGACAGATTGGCCGAATGTTACGGTAGTCTCCTCTCCAGAACAGTTACTTGCAAATCCTGAAATAGAATTAGTTATTATTCCAACACCGAACGATACTCATTATCCGCTGGCGAGCCAAGCACTAGCGGCAGGTAAACATGTTGTTGTGGATAAACCTTTTACTGTTACTGTTGAAGAAGCCGAAGCGCTACAACAACAGGCCCAAAAAGCAGAAAAAATACTTTCTGTGTACCATAATCGTCGTTGGGATGCGGGCTTTTTGACGTTAAAACAGCTCTTTGCTGACGGTTGCTTAGGTGACATTAAATATTATGAATCTCATTTTGACCGCTATCGTCCAGTGACACGCCAAAGATGGCGTGAATCGGCTGTTGCCGGCGGTGGAATTTGGTATGATTTAGGCCCGCATTTATTAGATCAAGCCTTACAATTTTTTGGTAAGCCTACCAGTATTCATGCAGATTTAGCGATGATCCGCCCTAATGCAGAAGCCGTCGATTATTTCCATGTATTGCTTAATTACGCAGATAAAAAAGTGATTCTTCATGCTACCACCGTGGCTGCGGCGGAATCTCCGCTTTATGTCGTCCATGGCATGAAAGGCAGTTATGTTAAATATGGTCTTGATTCCCAAGAAGATAAACTAAAAAGTGGGGCGTTACCCAACGATGAAAATTGGGGGGTTGATGAACGTAACGGAGTTGTGACGCTGTCACAAGGCGATGAATTGATTTCTAAAGAGTGGGTGAACAAAAAAGGTCATTACGGTGGTTATTACCTTAAGATTTTCGACGCAATCCGTCATGGCGCCGAAAACCCAGTACAACCCCAAGAAGCGATTGAAATCATGAAGCTGATTGAAGCCGGTATCATTTCAGCCAAAGAAAAACGTACTGTAGATATTGATTTCTAAAATTAATTTTAAATTAATGAGCCAGCAAAAGCTGGCTCTTTGTTAGGTACTAAAATGAATTTGTTAGCAAAACTTAAAATTGATCCTTTCTTGCTTATCATGATTTGTGTTGTGGTAATTGCTAGCCTATTTCCTTGTGAGGGGGAGATTAAAATCGGCTTTCAATACTTAACGACAGCAGCAATTGCACTGTTATTTTTTATGCATGGCGCAAAGCTGTCTCGCGAATCTATCATGGCCGGAATTGGACACTGGCGACTGCATTTATTGGTTTTTTCTAGCACATTTATTTTATTTCCTATTATTGGTTTAGGGTTGCATTTCATGGTGCCAACTTGGATGTCACCAACCGTGTACATGGGCTTCCTTTACCTTTGCGCGTTACCTGCAACGGTACAATCGGCAATTGCATTTACTTCTGTTGCAGGCGGGAATGTTGCCGCGGCAATTTGTAGTGCTTCAGCATCGAGCATTTTGGGAGTCTTTTTATCGCCGATCTTAGTGGGCTTCTTAATGGATGAAGATGGCAGCCAAGCGATGGATACACTGAATGCAATTGGTGCTATTTTATTACAGCTAATGTTGCCGTTTGTCGTAGGGCACCTTTCTAGGCCGTTATTAGCGAATTGGATTAACCGGAATCGCAAACTAATTAATATTACCGACCGTTCATCAATATTATTGGTTGTTTATGTTGCATTCAGTGAAGCGGTCGTTGAAGGGATATGGCAGCGTATTGATGCCTATTCACTCTTTATGATCGCTGTAATCAGTTGCCTTATTTTATTTATTGTTATGGTGCTCAATACATTAGCGGCTCGCCTATTTAAATTTAGCAAAGAAGATGAAATAACGATTGTATTTTGTGGCTCTAAAAAAAGTCTTGCTAATGGTGTTCCAATGGCGAATGTTCTTTTCCCAGCCTCAGTCGTTGGAGTGATACTATTGCCATTAATGATATTCCATCAAATACAGTTGATGGTTTGCGCTGTTCTTGCTCAACGCTATGCAAAGCGCTTAGCTAAATAATTAGTCCTGTGTCGAGTAGAGGTATCTACTCGATAAAATACCCGCATTTAGTTACAACATACTAATGAGTGGAAACAAACTTCATACATTAGCCACTGAGTATGAAAATGAAAAAGCTAAACAGGGCAGAATTTGGTTGCACTGCCCTAAACGGGGATGTTTGGGTTAGAATACAGCTTATCTGACTTTATCTTAAAATCCGTTTAAACATTTAATGACAGCGGATAGTAAGGTTGAAAATGAATATTCAATCTATTAACTAATTGAATAATAATCTTATTTATTATTTCTATGTCCCATCAACTCAATAACATCGATTTTATCCACTGTTAAAGGAGGTTGTTTATGGCGGGAGAGCGGCTCGAAACTCTCATGCCTTAATGCGCTAGAGCAAGAGTTGATAGCTAGCAACCGTTTGTTCTCTAAGCCAACCTTCCAAAATGAAAAAGGAATATCCCCTGATTAGCGAAGGGCAGCTTTTTGTCGCAATTGCTGCTTTTCGCTCTCACTGAGAAAAGACATCGTTAATCCATTGATTTGCGCCTGTTCAATTTCAGCTTGCGTTAATCCTGCCATCGGAGCGGCGATATTATATTCATGGTCTAGCTCAATACCTTCAACCGCTGGGTCATCTGTATTGATTGAGGCTAATACGCCGTGATTTAAAAACATTTTCAACGGATGTGCAGATAATGATGATACTGTACTCGTTTGAATATTGGAGGTCAGGCAGCTTTCAATACCGATTTTATGTGAGGCTAAGTACTCAATGAGTTCTGGGTCTTCATTTGCTTTAACGCCATGACCGATTCTTTGCGCACCTAACTGTTTAATCGCATGCCAAATACTCTCTGCACCTGCCGCTTCTCCCGCATGAACCGTTATTTGCAAACCGGCATCACGAGCTCGGGTAAAGTGGGTATTAAATAGGGAGCCAGGAAAACCAAGTTCGTCACCAGCAAGATCTAGCGCACAAAGCTTATCACGATGAGCGAGAAGACCCGCTAATTCTTGAGAACAAGCTTCTGGTCCGAAAGTCCGGCTCAAAATACCAATTAAATTGATCTTGATATCATACTGCTTACAACCCGCCATTATCCCATCAATCACGGCTTCAACGACACCTTCAATGGGTAATTTGTGTTGCATTGCCATATAGTAGGGAGAAAAACGTAGTTCAGCGTAGTCAATGCCTGCATTATAAGCATCTTCAACATTTTCTTGAGCCACTCGTTTGCAGGCATCTAAATCTGCTAACACAGCGACTCCCCAATCTAATTTTTGTAAAAATCCGACTAAATCAGCTTCTTGCGTCATGATTTGTACGTGAGGGCGTAGAGTTTCTAGCTCATAGGCAGGCAACGCGATATTATGCTGTTGAGCGAGAGAAAGAATCGTTTCAGGGCGGATATTACCATCTAAATGGCGGTGGATATCCGTTAATGGCAGTTGTCTGTTAATCACTAATTGCATCCCTTTATCTTGCTGATAGTTCGTTGTATATATGTTCTTAGTATAGATGTAAAAACGCCAGTCAAAATTGATTGACTGGCGTTTTAAGATTTATTTTAAACTAAATTAGTTTGCTGGTTGTGCGACTTCTGCACCTTCAGCTGGCGCTTCTTCAACTTCAGGAACGATGATTTCTTCTTCATAATCCAGAGTGCTTTCTGGGCTAGACATGATCTTCATCTTAGTTAAGAAGTCAGCTAAAGTGTATTTATCCGCGTTGAAAGTAATATCATTACCTGCAAATTTGATAGTCATTGTCAGGTCATTACCTTTTTCAACCATCCACGGTGATTTTTTCTGCTTAGCTTTTTCAGCACGTTCTTCGTCTGTCATAAACATTTCTTCAAACGGAGAAGAGAACATATCAGAAGTCAGCATCATTTGTGCTTGTTCAAATTCAGCTGTTGCTTGTTCCACATACTGTTTTTTGATTTCAGCATCGACAGCTTTACCTTGATCTAAAATAGCTGCTTGAGCAAGCAACTCGATCGCCATAGGTTTATTCAGCGTGAAATTAAAGTCAAAAGAGGTCAACAGGCTCTTAACTGCTTCATCAACCTTATTCGACAACGCTAATGAAGTCAGTTCGTCTTGATTCCATTTGTTGAAAGTCATGCTTAAGTCAATTGAGCTTTGTCCAGCATCATTTTTCCAGTAAGCAGGGCTAATCGAAAAGGTTGGTTTGCTTTGCAGCAGTTGAGGTAATGTTTTTGTGACTATATCCATAGCAATTTGTTCCCCAGCAGCGGATGGATTACCACTTGCCAGACCTTCTGCTAAGGCTTTGTTATACTGCTCAACAAATTGACCTAATGCTTTTGCATCTAATTTATCGATTGAAAGAACCGCTTTACCTGAACCTAAGTTTTGTCCTAGCGCTGTCAGTCCATCAATGCTATAAGCTAAATTCCCTTTGACCGTTTCTTTTTCAAGAACAGTATCTGAATTGATAGCTAAATTTTTGAAAGAAAATTTAACTTCAGGGATATTAAAATCAGTATCTGCGATAACAAACTCTTGTTTACCCGTATAGAAGCCATATTGAGTTTTCGTTACGTTAGAGATTAATTTCAATCCTTTTAAGGTCATTCCCTCAGATTTATCTGCTTTTTGAATCACTAAATTATCAGTGATTAGAGATGCATCCACTTTTTCGAGGTCAGATGTCGTATTGAACACCATTTTTGAACCGCTGAAAGAGATACTTGCATCTTCTTTCGAATATTCAATCGGTAACAGTTCTAAATCTGAATCAATACTTTTGCTATAACCAATTACAGCATCACCTGAAATAAAAGGTTTACCTTTTGTTATTTCAAATAATTCTTTTGTAGAAGCGTTATTTGCCAATTCAATATGTGCTGCACCTAATTTCGGCATTAGGTTAAATTTAGCAACTTGTGATAGCGGGAAAGGGCCGTGATCAATATCGGTATTGAAAACGATAGTTTCATCAGGACCTGCTGATTCAGCTGCTGAAATAACGATATTTGCTTGAGATGAGAATACGCCACGTTTAAAGTTTTCAACTTTAAATGTGAGTCCAGCTTCTGGCGCATTTGCAGCAAAAAATGCGTTAGTGTTGCTGATAACTTTGTTTAATTCCTTTTCTACTTTAGAGCCAGTATACCATGACGCCCCTGTCCAAGCAGCACCCACAGCAATAATAACACCAACTGCAACTAATGACTTTTTCATTATAAACATCCATCCTTTCAGCACGTTATTCAACATGCAATGAATTTTGTACAAGTTTTAACAAACCGTCTTTTGCGTGCAATCAAGACGAACAAAACGCAAAATAAATCAAAGGTTATACACGCGAGCAAGTTCACCTATACCTGTTAAGCGAACTTCTTTTTCAAAGGCTGAAATAAAAACAGATTCTCCAGAACTGATTTTTAATTCTTCACTGCCTGATCTCAAAACTAACTCACCGTCTATACAAAATAAGATAGAAGCTGTCTCATTAGTTATGTTTATCTCCGTGCCGTTAATAGAATATATATTAAATGCAAAATCTTCTACTGGTATATGGTATTTACAGATATTTCCTGATTTCTGGGGTTCACTAAGTAAACTTTTGCTTGTTTTAGGAACAAAATCAACGTTAGCTATCAATTCAGGCACATCAATATGCTTATTGGTCAAACCAGCTCGTAGGACATTATCTGAATTTGCCATGATTTCTAAACCTACACCTTCAATATATGCGTGTGGCGTTCTTGCATATAAGAACATCGCTTCGCCAGGTTGTAACTCAATCACATTAAGCAGAAGTGGCACAAATAAACCAGTATCTTCAGGATAAAGGCTAACCATTTGTTTTATCGTATTCCAAGGTTCACCTTGGCGGCTATTAAGTGCCGCTTTTAATACACCTAATGCTAATTCTTTCTGCTCCCCAGAAAGACTGAGAATTTGTGCAAATAATTTAGCCAGCTTTTCTTCCGTCGGTGATTGAACAAAAAATTGAATTTCAGGGTGTGCCGCGGAAACAAAATCAAGTAACTCGGCGATCTCTTGCAATGGGCGAAATGCATTCATCGCTTTAAAAGGGGTGAGCGCATAAATTAGCTCAGGCTTATGATTATCATCTTTATAATTACGGATAGGTGAGTCTAGAGGGATACCCGCTGCATTTTCTTTAGCGAAACCAACCTCAGCGTAAACTTTATTCGGATGAACCTGTACAGAAAGGGGTTTTGCTGCACACAATACTTTGAATAAAAAGGGCAAGCGTGATGAAAAAGACGCGGCTACTTTTTTGCCTAGAATTTTCTCAGGATTACTGGCAATGTAATCAATTAATGAGAGTTTTTGACCGGTTTTAGCGTTAACAACATAAGAACTCGCTTTAGGATGGGCCCCCATCCATAATTCGGCCATTGGCAAATGTTCTGGGTTAGGGATAGCGTATAACTGTGTGAGCGCAGTTTTACTTCCCCAGTCATAATTTTGAACTTTATTAATCATTTTTAGCATAGCCAAACTCTCTTTTTCTAAAAATCAACTTATTTCCTTGATACTACAATACAATAAACACGGTTAAGTCGCATTATTGAAATTAAATGTGTGGCATCATAGAGGGGTATTGCCAGCTTACCTGCAAGCTGGTGATTTTAAAACCGATTATTCTGTGTATGTACTTAAGGAGATAGTAATGGCAGCCACTCGCATTGAAAAAGACTCAATGGGACCAATTGAAGTACCAGCTGACCAGTTGTGGGGCGCGCAAACCCAGCGTTCTTTAGAACATTTCCGTATATCTGTAGAGAAGATGCCAGTTGCTTTAATCCATGCCTTAGCGGTGACTAAAAAAGCAGCTGCAAGCGTTAACATGGATTTAGGATTACTTCCTAAAGATCGTGGCGATGCGATTATCGCTGCTGCTGACGAAGTACTCGCTGGTAAGCATCCGACAGAATTCCCTCTTGCTATCTGGCAAACAGGTTCTGGCACTCAAAGTAACATGAATATGAATGAAGTGCTTGCAAACCGTGGTAGTGAGATCTTAGGTGGCCAAAGAGGTAATGACCGTCTTATTCACCCGAACGATGATGTTAACAAGAGCCAAAGTTCCAATGACGTCTTCCCAACAGCTATGCACGTTGCGGCCGTTGTTGCTATTCGCGAACATTTACTTCCTGAGCTAAAAGCATTACATAAAGTATTAGATGCTAAGGCAAAAGAATTTAAAGATATCGTTAAAATTGGTCGTACACACCTACAAGATGCAACTCCGCTGACGTTAGGCCAAGAAATTTCTGGCTGGGTAGCGATGTTAGCTCACAATGAAAAACATATTGAAAACTCTGTACCTCATGTGTGCGAACTGGCTCTTGGTGGTACCGCTGTCGGTACGGGTTTAAATACTCACCCTGAATATGCTGTACGTGTCGCTAAAAAAATTGCTGAGTTAACAGGGCAACCATTTGTTACTTCACCTAACAAGTTTGAAGCATTAGCAACGTGTGATGCTTTAGTTCACGCTCATGGTGCACTAAAAGGTCTTGCTTCATCTTTGATGAAAATTGCGAATGATGTTCGTTGGTTGGCATCTGGTCCTCGTTGCGGTATTGGTGAGATTGCAATTCCTGAAAATGAGCCAGGTAGCTCAATTATGCCAGGTAAAGTTAACCCAACACAATGCGAAGCGCTAACGATGCTTTGTGCTCAAGTTATGGGTAACGATGTTGCTATCAATATTGGTGGTGCTTCAGGTAATTTTGAGCTGAACGTATTCCGTCCAATGGTCATTGATAATTTCTTACAATCAATTCGCCTCTTGGCCGATGGTATGCGTAGCTTCAATGAGCACTGTGCGATTGGTATTGAACCAAACCGTGAGCGCATTGAAAAACTTCTGCATGAATCACTGATGTTAGTGACTGCACTAAATACCCATATTGGCTACGATAAAGCAGCTGAAATTGCTAAAAAAGCCCATAAAGAAGGGTTAACGCTGAAAGAATCAGCTTTAAAACTGAATTATCTAACCGCTGAACAGTTCGACGAGTGGGTTCGTCCTGAAGATATGGTTGGCAGCATGAAAAACTAATTAACAGATTAGTTTAAGCTAAAAAAAGCACTTGCTTAACAATAAGTAAGTGCTTTTTTATGTTGCATAATCTATGTACTTTTTATCACGCTCAATCTCCAACGAACATCGCATTTTATCTCTAGACTTCTTGATATAAGTTGAGACGAGGGATCAATAATTCTATGGGCTTTGATCGGGGGCGGTTGCGAAGAGTAATATTGTCTGCGTTATAATCCGGCAAATCACCGATCACAATATCATCTAATGATTTTTCGACGGCAAATATGATTAACGGATTGGCACAGGCAAGTTGAGTCTGTTTTTGTTGTGCGCTATCCCAAACACGAGCAATAGGCTGAACTTTCACCGGTCTCTGAGTTTTAAGTACGGCATCCTGATTTAGCTGACTAATTAGAGTAATTTCTTGCTCTAATTGCTTCAGCCAATGTTCTCTAGGTATACCTAATGGTTGACGGCCATTTTCTAATGAGGCTTGCAACTTATTTAATACCTGTTCTTTGGTGGTCTTATTGATGACTTTTTTATTTGCCCAGCCAAATCTAACGGTATCGACATCCGTTAGATAAGTTAAAGAGCGATAAGTATTTAACGTCAATAGACCATGGAGACTATCATGAATAAACTCAAAACGTTGTGATTCATCGATGCCAGATTGCTGAGTCACAATCTTCTTTATTTTCACTTTTAATTCATTGATATCTTCTAGTAATGAATGAAACATCCGATAAGTAGAATAGGGCGCATTTATACAAATAGCACCGGGTAACCTAACTGCCGATTTGTTGCTGGTTAACTCTGATTTATCATGAATAAACAACAAATTAAAATGCGCTATAGCATGATTGATTGCATCTTTTCCTGTTATTTTCTCAACCTCAATATGTTTTATTTCATTATTTTCATCACCTTTCATAATTTCAGGGAGACGAAATACGGAGGCATAAAAAACGGGCTGTTCAGCCATGAGATGACTAAACTTACTTATTTTGTTCTCTAATTGATTAAAGCAATTTATAAGCTCATATTTAGCATTTGTCATAAGCCAATACACCCATTTAGTTACAACATTCTATATATTGAAAATATAACAAATATTCAGCATCGAGCAAAATAAATCTGTCTAACAGAACGAAAGGGGCCTTCTTTCCCCTTTATAAAAAGTCTTATTTGATATTGAGGTCTATCACTTGATAAAAAGCATTACCCGTATCAGCAATCGTCCAAACCGCTAACACCAGTTGATAGCCTAAATTTTCTTTTGGTAATGTACAATGATGCTCGACGACTGAACCAGGGCGTTTGGGTTCATCATACTGGCAAAATG of the Providencia stuartii genome contains:
- a CDS encoding oxidoreductase is translated as MSAPIKVGIIGYGYASKTFHAPFIATLPGYELTAISSSQPDKVTTDWPNVTVVSSPEQLLANPEIELVIIPTPNDTHYPLASQALAAGKHVVVDKPFTVTVEEAEALQQQAQKAEKILSVYHNRRWDAGFLTLKQLFADGCLGDIKYYESHFDRYRPVTRQRWRESAVAGGGIWYDLGPHLLDQALQFFGKPTSIHADLAMIRPNAEAVDYFHVLLNYADKKVILHATTVAAAESPLYVVHGMKGSYVKYGLDSQEDKLKSGALPNDENWGVDERNGVVTLSQGDELISKEWVNKKGHYGGYYLKIFDAIRHGAENPVQPQEAIEIMKLIEAGIISAKEKRTVDIDF
- a CDS encoding bile acid:sodium symporter family protein, with amino-acid sequence MNLLAKLKIDPFLLIMICVVVIASLFPCEGEIKIGFQYLTTAAIALLFFMHGAKLSRESIMAGIGHWRLHLLVFSSTFILFPIIGLGLHFMVPTWMSPTVYMGFLYLCALPATVQSAIAFTSVAGGNVAAAICSASASSILGVFLSPILVGFLMDEDGSQAMDTLNAIGAILLQLMLPFVVGHLSRPLLANWINRNRKLINITDRSSILLVVYVAFSEAVVEGIWQRIDAYSLFMIAVISCLILFIVMVLNTLAARLFKFSKEDEITIVFCGSKKSLANGVPMANVLFPASVVGVILLPLMIFHQIQLMVCAVLAQRYAKRLAK
- the add gene encoding adenosine deaminase, with protein sequence MINRQLPLTDIHRHLDGNIRPETILSLAQQHNIALPAYELETLRPHVQIMTQEADLVGFLQKLDWGVAVLADLDACKRVAQENVEDAYNAGIDYAELRFSPYYMAMQHKLPIEGVVEAVIDGIMAGCKQYDIKINLIGILSRTFGPEACSQELAGLLAHRDKLCALDLAGDELGFPGSLFNTHFTRARDAGLQITVHAGEAAGAESIWHAIKQLGAQRIGHGVKANEDPELIEYLASHKIGIESCLTSNIQTSTVSSLSAHPLKMFLNHGVLASINTDDPAVEGIELDHEYNIAAPMAGLTQAEIEQAQINGLTMSFLSESEKQQLRQKAALR
- a CDS encoding YdgA family protein, which encodes MKKSLVAVGVIIAVGAAWTGASWYTGSKVEKELNKVISNTNAFFAANAPEAGLTFKVENFKRGVFSSQANIVISAAESAGPDETIVFNTDIDHGPFPLSQVAKFNLMPKLGAAHIELANNASTKELFEITKGKPFISGDAVIGYSKSIDSDLELLPIEYSKEDASISFSGSKMVFNTTSDLEKVDASLITDNLVIQKADKSEGMTLKGLKLISNVTKTQYGFYTGKQEFVIADTDFNIPEVKFSFKNLAINSDTVLEKETVKGNLAYSIDGLTALGQNLGSGKAVLSIDKLDAKALGQFVEQYNKALAEGLASGNPSAAGEQIAMDIVTKTLPQLLQSKPTFSISPAYWKNDAGQSSIDLSMTFNKWNQDELTSLALSNKVDEAVKSLLTSFDFNFTLNKPMAIELLAQAAILDQGKAVDAEIKKQYVEQATAEFEQAQMMLTSDMFSSPFEEMFMTDEERAEKAKQKKSPWMVEKGNDLTMTIKFAGNDITFNADKYTLADFLTKMKIMSSPESTLDYEEEIIVPEVEEAPAEGAEVAQPAN
- the manA gene encoding mannose-6-phosphate isomerase, with product MLKMINKVQNYDWGSKTALTQLYAIPNPEHLPMAELWMGAHPKASSYVVNAKTGQKLSLIDYIASNPEKILGKKVAASFSSRLPFLFKVLCAAKPLSVQVHPNKVYAEVGFAKENAAGIPLDSPIRNYKDDNHKPELIYALTPFKAMNAFRPLQEIAELLDFVSAAHPEIQFFVQSPTEEKLAKLFAQILSLSGEQKELALGVLKAALNSRQGEPWNTIKQMVSLYPEDTGLFVPLLLNVIELQPGEAMFLYARTPHAYIEGVGLEIMANSDNVLRAGLTNKHIDVPELIANVDFVPKTSKSLLSEPQKSGNICKYHIPVEDFAFNIYSINGTEINITNETASILFCIDGELVLRSGSEELKISSGESVFISAFEKEVRLTGIGELARVYNL
- the fumC gene encoding class II fumarate hydratase, with the translated sequence MAATRIEKDSMGPIEVPADQLWGAQTQRSLEHFRISVEKMPVALIHALAVTKKAAASVNMDLGLLPKDRGDAIIAAADEVLAGKHPTEFPLAIWQTGSGTQSNMNMNEVLANRGSEILGGQRGNDRLIHPNDDVNKSQSSNDVFPTAMHVAAVVAIREHLLPELKALHKVLDAKAKEFKDIVKIGRTHLQDATPLTLGQEISGWVAMLAHNEKHIENSVPHVCELALGGTAVGTGLNTHPEYAVRVAKKIAELTGQPFVTSPNKFEALATCDALVHAHGALKGLASSLMKIANDVRWLASGPRCGIGEIAIPENEPGSSIMPGKVNPTQCEALTMLCAQVMGNDVAINIGGASGNFELNVFRPMVIDNFLQSIRLLADGMRSFNEHCAIGIEPNRERIEKLLHESLMLVTALNTHIGYDKAAEIAKKAHKEGLTLKESALKLNYLTAEQFDEWVRPEDMVGSMKN
- the tus gene encoding DNA replication terminus site-binding protein, with product MTNAKYELINCFNQLENKISKFSHLMAEQPVFYASVFRLPEIMKGDENNEIKHIEVEKITGKDAINHAIAHFNLLFIHDKSELTSNKSAVRLPGAICINAPYSTYRMFHSLLEDINELKVKIKKIVTQQSGIDESQRFEFIHDSLHGLLTLNTYRSLTYLTDVDTVRFGWANKKVINKTTKEQVLNKLQASLENGRQPLGIPREHWLKQLEQEITLISQLNQDAVLKTQRPVKVQPIARVWDSAQQKQTQLACANPLIIFAVEKSLDDIVIGDLPDYNADNITLRNRPRSKPIELLIPRLNLYQEV